The Lysinibacter cavernae genome has a window encoding:
- a CDS encoding VTT domain-containing protein, whose amino-acid sequence MIPAALIPWLDPATFIPSLGPWALLGICIIIFAETGLLVGFLLPGDTLLFFAGLLTFTQVIDLNIWVVALAIGLAAFLGGEVGYLIGHKTGPRIFERKDSGLFSTKNVERTNAFFERFGGLAVIIARFVPVVRTFAPVAAGAAHMNYKKYSLYNFIGAIVWGVGVTMIGYLLGRIPWVEEFATKYIDLVIVAAVALTLIPTVIHYLRTSAAAKKTRNHSES is encoded by the coding sequence CTTGATCCGGCCACGTTTATTCCGAGCCTTGGGCCGTGGGCCCTCTTGGGTATTTGCATCATTATTTTTGCCGAGACCGGCCTCTTGGTCGGATTCTTGTTGCCCGGCGACACGCTGTTGTTTTTTGCCGGACTGCTGACCTTCACGCAGGTGATTGACCTCAATATTTGGGTCGTTGCTCTGGCTATTGGGCTCGCCGCGTTCTTGGGCGGCGAAGTTGGCTATCTCATCGGCCATAAGACGGGACCGCGCATTTTCGAGCGCAAGGACTCCGGCCTGTTCAGCACCAAAAATGTGGAGCGCACCAACGCCTTTTTTGAACGCTTTGGTGGCCTCGCGGTTATTATCGCCCGCTTTGTGCCCGTTGTTCGCACGTTTGCGCCGGTTGCGGCCGGTGCGGCGCACATGAACTACAAAAAATACTCGCTTTACAACTTCATCGGGGCTATCGTCTGGGGAGTTGGCGTGACGATGATCGGATACCTCCTCGGGCGCATCCCCTGGGTCGAAGAATTTGCCACGAAATACATCGATCTTGTCATCGTTGCCGCTGTGGCGCTCACCCTGATCCCCACCGTCATTCACTACCTGCGGACCTCTGCGGCCGCGAAGAAGACACGAAACCACTCAGAGAGCTAG
- a CDS encoding aminotransferase class IV, which translates to MIDSVLMMLHAIERGDSAATFVRENPATAKVGVLDLGVTRGDGIFESVGVYSNVPLQLDAHLERLARSARMLDLPSLDLSVVKQAVLASIAAHEPAKELLSKIVITRGIEGGHGLTGWVLTTTGIDYSTARARGVRVVMLDRGYRSDVAQTAPWLLQGAKTLSYAVNKAALREAARRDADDVVFVSTDGVLLEGPASTVLLRTGDSLFTPAWDFGVLPGTTQRAVFDVAAGLGLDTSYARLTVDDLRNSDAAWLLSSGRLVAPIRAIDGQQHPVDASLTAALIERLTGPPGR; encoded by the coding sequence ATGATCGACAGCGTTTTGATGATGCTGCACGCAATCGAGCGTGGCGATTCGGCCGCCACATTTGTGCGGGAGAACCCTGCCACAGCCAAGGTCGGCGTGCTTGACCTCGGAGTCACCCGTGGCGACGGCATTTTTGAGTCTGTTGGGGTGTACAGCAACGTCCCGCTGCAGCTTGATGCCCATCTTGAGCGACTCGCGCGTTCAGCTCGTATGCTCGACCTGCCTTCGCTTGATCTCAGCGTTGTGAAGCAGGCGGTTCTTGCCAGTATCGCCGCCCACGAGCCTGCCAAAGAGCTCCTCTCCAAGATCGTGATCACCCGCGGCATTGAGGGTGGACACGGCCTCACCGGTTGGGTGCTGACAACGACCGGTATCGACTATTCAACGGCCAGAGCACGGGGGGTTCGGGTGGTCATGCTTGATCGGGGCTACCGCAGCGATGTCGCCCAGACCGCTCCCTGGCTCCTGCAGGGCGCAAAAACGCTGTCCTACGCCGTGAATAAGGCAGCCCTTCGTGAGGCCGCTCGAAGGGATGCCGACGACGTTGTGTTTGTGAGCACCGATGGTGTGCTCCTTGAGGGGCCAGCCTCGACCGTGCTGCTTCGCACCGGCGATTCGTTGTTCACTCCGGCGTGGGATTTCGGCGTACTCCCCGGAACCACGCAGCGGGCCGTCTTTGACGTCGCCGCCGGCCTCGGGCTTGACACCTCGTATGCGCGGTTGACCGTTGACGACCTGCGGAACTCGGACGCGGCGTGGTTGTTGTCGAGCGGCCGTCTTGTGGCACCCATCAGGGCCATTGACGGACAGCAACATCCTGTCGACGCGAGCCTCACGGCCGCCCTGATCGAGCGACTGACCGGCCCGCCAGGACGCTAG
- a CDS encoding sigma-70 family RNA polymerase sigma factor: protein MLAPRSARSSRLAPAVEQRRISRLVTSHLGYAAALASRFASTASADECEDLRQVAYLGLVKAASKCPPERESTFAAYAAATITGELKRHLRDHGWLVRPPRSMQELSAALRECTGRLEQALGRPPLAAELADDLAVCVTTIIEALACESLYNGVPLEPLIPLYESGARSELDALPLDRTDHPADNRLSLIRALNTLPLSQRTALFSRYVLDKSQPEIAAELGVSQMQVSRILRSGLRAARDHYGSLRSSTTV, encoded by the coding sequence ATGCTCGCCCCACGTTCCGCCCGCTCTTCTCGCTTGGCGCCCGCTGTTGAGCAGCGACGTATCTCGCGCCTGGTCACTAGCCACCTCGGCTATGCCGCCGCCCTCGCCTCACGGTTTGCGAGCACGGCAAGCGCCGACGAATGCGAAGACCTTCGACAGGTTGCCTACCTTGGGCTCGTCAAGGCCGCAAGCAAATGCCCTCCGGAACGCGAGAGCACGTTTGCGGCCTATGCGGCGGCCACCATCACCGGCGAACTCAAACGACACCTCCGCGACCACGGCTGGCTCGTGCGTCCGCCGCGGTCGATGCAGGAGCTGAGCGCCGCGCTGCGCGAGTGCACCGGCAGGCTAGAACAGGCGCTCGGCCGGCCCCCGCTCGCCGCGGAGCTGGCGGACGACCTGGCTGTCTGCGTCACCACGATCATCGAAGCGCTTGCGTGCGAGAGCCTGTACAACGGGGTCCCGCTCGAGCCGCTCATCCCGCTGTACGAGTCAGGTGCGCGCTCCGAACTTGACGCGCTCCCCCTCGACCGCACCGATCATCCCGCCGACAACCGACTGTCGCTCATCCGCGCCCTCAACACGCTTCCCCTTTCCCAGCGAACAGCCCTGTTCTCTCGGTACGTACTCGACAAATCACAACCCGAGATAGCGGCCGAACTCGGCGTCTCACAAATGCAGGTCTCGCGCATCCTCAGGTCAGGGCTGCGTGCGGCCCGCGACCACTATGGCAGTTTGCGCTCGTCAACAACCGTCTGA
- a CDS encoding GAF and ANTAR domain-containing protein, with translation MSTKDAEFFAEIALDLQAEPDSEQTLQAIVDYARTSAVCDDAGLFIVERGKIVTSAATHPKVARAHDLQKELGEGPCLSSLESGLNYVIDDTESEDRWPLWAKAVLELGIRSALSVQLYTREKPIGSLNLFSNEPGCFDRTDEAVTTIFASHASVALANAVEEEGLSNAVDSRHLIGLAQGILMERFDLTAERAFAVLRRYSQTRNVKLNWVAQTVVDERKLP, from the coding sequence ATGAGTACAAAAGACGCAGAGTTTTTTGCGGAGATCGCACTCGATCTGCAGGCTGAGCCAGACTCTGAGCAAACGCTGCAAGCAATTGTTGACTACGCGCGTACCTCGGCGGTGTGCGACGATGCCGGCCTGTTTATTGTTGAGCGGGGCAAAATTGTGACGTCGGCCGCAACCCACCCGAAGGTTGCGCGCGCCCACGATCTGCAAAAAGAGCTTGGCGAAGGGCCGTGCCTGAGTTCGCTTGAAAGTGGGCTGAACTACGTCATCGACGACACCGAGTCGGAGGACCGCTGGCCCCTGTGGGCGAAGGCCGTTCTCGAGCTTGGTATCAGGAGCGCGCTCAGCGTTCAGCTCTACACGCGTGAAAAGCCGATCGGATCGCTCAACCTGTTCTCGAACGAGCCCGGCTGCTTCGACCGGACGGACGAGGCCGTGACAACTATCTTTGCGAGCCACGCGTCGGTGGCCCTCGCGAATGCTGTCGAGGAAGAGGGACTGAGCAACGCGGTTGATAGCCGCCACCTCATCGGGCTTGCGCAAGGCATCCTCATGGAACGGTTTGATCTGACCGCAGAGCGTGCCTTTGCCGTGCTTCGCCGGTACTCGCAGACTCGCAACGTGAAGCTGAACTGGGTGGCTCAGACGGTTGTTGACGAGCGCAAACTGCCATAG
- a CDS encoding metallopeptidase family protein, whose amino-acid sequence MVEISDDEFRRIVTEEYDAIPDNMFGNLDNVVIFIEDQAPGELPRLYGLYCGHPLTKRGVYGFGELPDRITIFQNNIAQHSATIEELRARVRVTLVHEIGHYFGMDDAKLHELGWA is encoded by the coding sequence ATGGTTGAGATAAGCGACGACGAATTCCGGCGGATCGTGACCGAAGAGTACGACGCGATTCCCGACAACATGTTTGGCAATCTTGACAACGTGGTGATCTTTATTGAGGATCAGGCACCTGGCGAACTCCCTCGGCTGTATGGGCTGTACTGCGGACACCCGCTCACGAAGCGTGGCGTGTATGGGTTTGGTGAGCTTCCCGACCGAATCACGATCTTTCAGAACAACATCGCGCAGCACAGTGCCACGATCGAAGAACTTCGGGCGAGGGTCAGGGTCACGCTCGTGCACGAAATTGGCCACTACTTTGGCATGGATGATGCCAAGCTGCACGAACTCGGTTGGGCCTAG
- a CDS encoding serine hydrolase — protein sequence MASPFLVSVRTPQRPRRRRLGAAVLAALVACAMVLTGCSAPESEAPPTSAPPTPVSLPDTMVGNQAQWVIDTMNAAPAPEVSEAEVKATEERFAQLMLDEVSAADLSALFNGLRDQRTWVPTAVKEFDDSMIVTLHGTSGEPVDMSIAVDSVGKIQYLFFGPVAADRKAATSWDELESALQDSTADISMAVTEVDGGGNTNVFSHNGDDVMPLGSIFKLYVLGAVATAVANGTLTWETPVTITDDIRSLPSGVLQDAANGTQVTVQQAAEKMISISDNTATDALFALVGRDAVEQQLTSMGNKNASLDLPFLNTRELFTLGWGSDPAVRTQWRDADEAGRRAMLAALPTGDLGMDGSEITDSVWQYGLDWFATSGDLVAAHTALQALADTDAGAPIRDILSLNPGTGMTIGEEWTYVGFKGGSAPGVLAGSWYVEGENGKHYVLSIQGSSTSPDELNDALTFFGNVEDALAILAKS from the coding sequence ATGGCTTCCCCGTTCTTGGTTTCTGTTCGCACGCCCCAACGACCGCGGCGACGACGCCTAGGGGCGGCGGTTCTTGCTGCCCTCGTGGCGTGCGCGATGGTGCTGACCGGATGTTCGGCGCCCGAGTCTGAGGCGCCGCCGACCTCTGCGCCGCCAACGCCGGTGAGCCTGCCAGACACCATGGTTGGAAATCAGGCCCAGTGGGTCATCGACACAATGAACGCCGCGCCAGCACCCGAGGTCTCAGAGGCCGAGGTGAAGGCGACAGAAGAGCGCTTTGCGCAGTTGATGCTTGACGAGGTCTCCGCCGCCGATCTTTCAGCGCTTTTTAACGGCCTCCGTGATCAGCGGACCTGGGTTCCAACGGCGGTCAAGGAGTTTGACGACAGCATGATCGTGACGCTGCACGGCACGTCGGGCGAACCCGTTGATATGTCGATTGCAGTTGATTCGGTTGGCAAGATCCAGTACCTCTTCTTTGGGCCTGTTGCGGCCGATCGCAAGGCCGCGACCTCGTGGGACGAGCTTGAATCGGCGCTGCAGGACAGCACCGCCGACATCAGCATGGCCGTCACCGAGGTCGACGGTGGGGGCAACACCAACGTCTTCTCTCACAACGGTGACGACGTCATGCCGCTCGGTTCCATTTTTAAGCTCTACGTGCTCGGGGCCGTCGCGACCGCGGTTGCCAACGGGACGCTCACCTGGGAGACCCCTGTCACGATTACGGACGACATTCGCAGCCTTCCGTCTGGCGTATTGCAGGACGCGGCCAACGGTACGCAGGTGACGGTGCAGCAGGCCGCGGAGAAGATGATCTCGATCAGCGACAACACCGCAACCGACGCACTCTTCGCGCTCGTTGGCCGGGATGCGGTTGAGCAGCAGCTCACGAGCATGGGGAACAAGAACGCCTCGCTGGATCTCCCCTTCCTGAATACGCGGGAACTCTTTACGCTGGGCTGGGGCAGCGATCCCGCGGTCCGCACGCAGTGGAGGGACGCCGATGAGGCCGGTCGTCGGGCAATGCTTGCGGCCCTCCCCACTGGCGACCTTGGGATGGATGGCTCTGAGATAACCGACTCGGTATGGCAGTACGGTCTCGACTGGTTCGCAACCTCCGGCGACCTTGTCGCCGCTCATACCGCGCTACAGGCCCTCGCTGACACCGACGCGGGCGCGCCGATTCGCGACATCCTGAGCCTGAACCCCGGCACCGGCATGACCATAGGCGAGGAGTGGACGTACGTCGGGTTTAAGGGTGGAAGCGCGCCGGGCGTGCTCGCCGGAAGCTGGTATGTCGAGGGCGAGAACGGCAAACACTACGTGCTAAGTATCCAAGGGTCGTCCACGTCGCCGGACGAACTCAACGATGCGCTGACGTTCTTTGGCAACGTCGAAGATGCGCTTGCGATCCTGGCGAAGTCGTAA
- a CDS encoding VOC family protein, producing the protein MPSITPSLWFDSQAEDAANFYVSVFPNSKINALSHYGEGAPFPAGTVLTADFELDGKRFQALNGGPYFTISEAISFVVDAPTQEDIDYYWNALTADGGEESQCGWLKDKFGVSWQIVPPILGELMSGPDAERAGRVMQAMLGMKKLDIEALTNA; encoded by the coding sequence ATGCCATCCATCACCCCCAGCCTGTGGTTTGATTCTCAGGCCGAAGACGCCGCGAATTTTTACGTTTCGGTGTTTCCGAATTCCAAGATCAATGCGCTGTCGCACTACGGCGAAGGCGCGCCATTCCCCGCGGGAACGGTCCTGACCGCCGACTTTGAGCTCGACGGCAAGCGGTTCCAAGCGCTGAACGGCGGCCCCTACTTTACGATCAGCGAGGCCATCTCGTTTGTGGTTGATGCCCCGACGCAGGAAGACATCGATTACTACTGGAACGCGTTGACCGCCGATGGCGGCGAAGAGAGCCAGTGCGGCTGGCTCAAAGACAAGTTCGGTGTGTCTTGGCAGATCGTTCCGCCAATTCTTGGTGAGCTCATGAGCGGGCCGGATGCCGAGAGGGCCGGGCGCGTCATGCAAGCAATGCTTGGCATGAAAAAGCTCGACATTGAGGCGCTCACCAACGCATAA